From the genome of Bacteroidota bacterium:
GGGGGATGAAGAATCATTGATATTCCTGTATCAGCAGAATAAAAAAGCGATCACATCGCTTGTGATGCGGAACAACGGAAGTGAAGATGATGCGGACGATGTCTTGCAGGAATCGGTGATTGTATTATGGGAGCGCGTGAAAAGCGGACGGTTTGAATACTCTGCAAAGTTGAGTACGTTTCTCTTTGCCGTTGCAAAGAATATCTGGTCGCGCAAGCGGATGCGAAAGTTGAGAGAGCCCGCGACAGAATTTGATCATGACTCGTTCGAATCGACCGACCGATCGCAGCTGGATGATTTAATCCAGACTGAACGTTCTCGCGTTATTGCCGACGCGATGGAAAAACTGGGCGACCCATGTAAAACATTGTTGATATTTTACTACTGGGACGAATTATCGCAGGAAGATATTGCAATGCAAATGGGATTTGCCAATGCTGCGACGGTGAAATCAAAAAAATATACTTGCAAAAAAATGCTGGAAAAGATATTGAATGAAACAGGATTATTATCTGAAGATCGGCAATAATACCTACTTGACTATTGATGTGCTATGAATGAATCGAACAAAATATATTGGACAGATGACGATGAACTTGTAGAGCGGTACGTTCTCGGTCAGCTTTCTGCGGATGAAAAAAAGAGATTGGATGAAGAGATCGCCGAATGTGAACCGTGTAAGGAAAAACTGCAAGCAGAGTTTGAGATCGCCGCCGGCATTCGCCGGTATGGCAGAGATATGATGAAAGCACGGCTCCGAAAGAAATTAAGACGTGAACGAGCGGCGCAATTCTATTCCTATCAATATATAGGGCTTGCCGCTGCGGTTGTTATTATTGCCATTGGCATCGGTTTGTATCAAATCTGGTTCAGTGATCTCGTTGCTCCAAAGAGATTTCATGATCAACAGGTTGTTTTGACGCCGCAACAAGATACAGTTGAGCACGACGTTGAATCCCACGGAGGAGATGATCATGCTATAGAAGCTGAACGTAGGACAAAACAAAGTGAAACGAGATTAAAAAGAGAACAAACTGTTTCCCAACTACATGGGAAAGAAATTGCCGTGGGAGAAAGTATCGATCGTACGACGCAATCTTCATCCGGTGCTGTTTCTGTCCCTCAACAAGAGCAGCCTCCAACAGCAGCAATTGCAGAAGCCGATGCATTGTCTGATGAAGTTGCGTCATCTCAGAACTCATCGGCAATTTGGTTGATTGGAAAAGTGGTGATGATTAGCAAATCTGTGGGTGCACAATATAAAACGGAGTCAACGAGTGAACAGGCTAAAAAAGGGGATCGGATCATGGCGAAGGAGAAAGCATCCGAGGGGGCTTCAGAAGAAAAAATGATTGTTTCCCGACTGGCAAAGGATGAAAGAATTATTCTAAAACAACGTGCAATCAAAGAACTTCCGTTGAAACGTATACAACAGCGCGTGTGGCAATCACGCGATGTTGAGACATTGCTTGAACGTTCAGACGATGGAATCAGTCTGACATTGTATATTGATTCCGTACACGCATCTGATTTGAAAGAAGCTGTTGTAGAAGCATTCACTAATGATTCTCTGGTTGTTTCGTTCTCGAATCAACGCATTGCATTTAGCCTTCCTTCTGGATGGAACACACCAACATTCCGCAAGCGATGAACGGACAAGCATCCACGGAAATTCAATACGTTAAAGGGGTCGGCCCTGTTCGCGCATCGGTGCTGAAAGAAATTGGTATCGATTCCCTGCAAAAACTTCTGTATTACTTTCCGTATGACTATCTTGACCGTTCGCGTATCACTAAGATCAAAGATCTTCCAAAACTCGTCGAATCTGGTAATGAGGTGACGGTGATCGGTTCGGTCTTTCGCTCTGAAGTAAAATATACCAGGAATAGAAAAAAAATATTTTTTCTTACGATAAAAGATGAAACAGGATACGTCAGCTGCGTTTTTTACGGTGGTGTAGAATGGTTCCAAAAAGCATTTGAGCCGGGAGAAATTCTTGCTGTGTCATCTGTCCCTGAGCTCGATAAATACAATCGTGTTCAGTTCATTCATCCAGAGTTTGACAGATTAAAAACTAAGGATGAAGAGGACGAAACGGATTGGAACTCACTGCTGCATACCGGCGCAATCATACCAAAATATTCCTCCAGTGAAGTATTACGCAATGCAGGATTGGATAATCGCGGGTTCAGAAGAATTCTTAAAAATGCGATTACGAATAATCTCAATGCATTAACAGAACACCTTCCTCGAGAGATTCTTCAACGGAATACGCTGCTTGATATCTCTTCATCCATCAAAATGATTCACTTTCCAAAATCCTACGCTGAACTTGATCATGCATTGCGGCGTTTGAAGTTTGATGAATTGTTTTATTTCCAGTTACTGATGGCTTATCGCAAACGTGAACTTAAAGGAGAATTGAAGGGAATTCAGTTTAGTCTAAAACGGAATCTGACAACTACATTGAAGGATTCCCTTCCGTTTGAATTGACTTCTGCACAGAATCGCGTGATTCAGGAAATACACAGAGATATGCAGCAGCTTGTACCGATGAACCGGTTGTTGCAAGGGGATGTCGGGAGCGGTAAAACAATTGTTGCATTATTTGCGATGCTGACTGCTATTGAGAATGGTTATCAATGTGCACTCATGGCTCCAACAGAGATTCTCGCCGAACAACATTGGCGAAGTATTCGAAATTTCCTAAAGGATATTCCCGTTAATATTCGACTCCTTGTTGGCGGACAAAAGAAAAAACTACGTGATGATGTGTTGGAGGATATTCGCCGAGGAACTGCAACCATTGTGATCGGAACACATGCATTGATTCAGGAGCATGTCCAATTTGCTAATCTGGGGTTTGTCGTAATAGATGAACAGCATCGATTTGGTGTTTCACAGCGCGCACTTTTGCGTGAGAAGGGGAAACAAAATCCGGACGTGTTGGTGATGACAGCGACACCTATTCCGCGGACACTGTCATTGACGGTGTATGGCGATCTTGATCTCTCCGTTATTGATGAATTGCCAAAAGACAGAAAACAAATTCGAACTGCTGTCCGTTTTGAGAAAGACAAGAGTAAAATATTTCAATTCGTTCGGAACGAAGTGAAACAGGGGAGACAGGCGTATGTTGTGTATCCGTTAATTGAGGAATCGGAGAAAATTGACCTAAAAGCGGCTACAAAAGAGTTTGAATATCTACGTAAAAAGATTTTTCCGGAATATACACTTGGATTGCTTCACGGACGTCTATCATCCGAAGAGAAGGATGAATTGATGCAGCGCTTCAAAAAAAATGAAATTCACATTCTTGTAGCAACAACAGTTATCGAAGTCGGTATTGATGTTCCGAATGCTACGATTATGATTATAGAAAATGCAGAACGGTTTGGACTCTCCCAGCTTCATCAATTGCGCGGACGGGTTGGCCGTGGAGCAGAACAGAGTTACTGCATTTTAGTTACCGATGAGCATTACACCAAAAAGACATTGCAGCTTGCATCGAATCGGGCCGAAGCACATCGCGAAGTTGACGGGACAAAAAAGCGATTGGAAACAATGGTAGAAACAAATGACGGTTTCAAAATAGCAGAAGTAGATCTCGAATTGCGCGGTGCCGGTGAATATTTCGGCACGCGCCAAAGCGGTTTACCCGGATTTCGTCTGGCCAATATCATCACTGATGCGGATATCCTACATGTCGCAAGAAAAGAAGCATTTGCGTTGGTAGAACGAGATCCGCATTTAACCCGCACAGAAAACAAAAATATTCGTAAAGAATTCGAATTTGTCTTTAAAGAGTTGTTATCATTTGTGCGAGTAGGATAATCACAATAACAGGTCCGGTTTCTTATCGTAGATAGAGAAACATTTTTATTCGTTAATATGTTTTATCCCCTCAACGATCTGCAGTCAAAGAGAAATCTTCAGAAGAAATAATTAGAACCCATCTCAAAAACACTAAAAAAACGGTCATTCTGAATCCCGATGCAATCCTGAGCGGAGCGAAGGATATCGGGATGAAGAATCTGAATTTATTCTCAGATTTTTTGTTGCACAAATTTTTTGGAAAAAATTTTGTGGATTGCTCAGATCCTTCGCTTCGCTCAGGGTGGCAATAGTTTCATTTTTGAGATCGATTCTAATATTATTGTTTGGGACACAAAAAAATATGCAGATGATTCTGAACAGCATGATGACATGACAATGGTTGTTGTCAAAGTTCGGTAATAATATTTTTTTCAGTGCATCATCTTCCCGTCTCACAATCTGACGACGGGAAATTTATTTTTTAAAATTATCTCTCAACGTAACCTCGGCCCACCACAAATTAAAAATCTGTCATCCACCTGAAAAAGTGTCGCAACCTCTTGACAACTCTGTATAATTCCGTATATTAGTAGTGAAATGAGGGTGTCAAAAAGACCGTTCGAACGTTCTTTGATACAAAAAGTGATCGACCATCATCATGGGAGAAGCGAAATGCGAAGCGACGGCATGATGATAAAAAAAATTTCAAACAAACTGTGAAAGGTAACCAAAATATTTTTTTGGTACTCTTCTGAATGGATGTAGCATTAGTCTACAACGTGAAGAAGGAAGAGAACGAAGACGCGGCGAGCGTCGCTCAACCTTCGAGTCAACATCAACAAACGACTCACACACAAATACAAGTCACACCAAGCGCAGATGCATTTGCGGAATGGGATACTATCGAAACTATCCACGCCGTACGTAATGCACTTTCCCTTTGCCACTCCGTCTCTCTTATTGAAGCTGATGAAGATGCATTTGATACTTTGCGGTCATCGCGGCCGGATATTGTTTTTAATATTGCTGAAGGGCGTTTCGGAGCATCACGTGAAGCACAAATCCCTGCGATACTTGAGATGTTGAACATCCCGTATACCGGTTCTGATCCTCTCACGCTTGGTATTTGCCTTGATAAGTCCCGCGCAAAAGAAATTCTCTCGTATTATAACATCGCTAATCCAAAATTTGCCGTCATATCCTCTCTCTCAGAACTTCAATCATTGAATTTTCCGGTTCCAGCAATGGTCAAACCACTCTTTGAGGGTTCAAGCAAAGGTATTTTTGATTCATCGCTTGTCCATTCCACTAAAGAATTGGTTGAGCAGGTGACGAAGGTGCTGGAAGAATATGATGAACCAGCGTTGATCGAAGAATTTTTACCCGGCAGGGAATTTACCGTTGCAATGTTGGGGAATGGAAATGAGCTGAAAGTTCTTCCAATTGTCGAGATAAAATTTGATTCGCTACCAAGTGGAGTGAACCCGATCTACTCGTACGAAGCAAAATGGATATGGGATCAATCTTCCAATCCACTCGAGATTTTTGAATGTCCTGCTAAACTTGATACTCATCTAAAAACGGATATAGAAGTCCTTTGCCGGAATACCTATAACGCCCTTCGTTGTAGGGATTGGTCTAGAATCGATGTCCGGTTAGACAAAAATGGCAGTCCAAATATCATTGAAATTAACCCTTTGCCTGGAATTCTTCCGAAAATTGAAGATAATTCATGTTTTCCCAAAGCGGCAAGAATGGCAGGATTGAATTATAACGAGATGTTAAATGCAGTGCTGGATGCGGGGATAAAGCGATACAATCTATAATAATGTCAACACCTGTTCACATAGCGATTATCTATAATGAACCGACAATCGAGACCGATAATGGTCGAGAGTTTGCGTTTACCTCGGGGGTCGATCATGGACATAGCG
Proteins encoded in this window:
- a CDS encoding sigma-70 family RNA polymerase sigma factor, whose product is MKPTLFFLNDDAKIIDLMKKGDEESLIFLYQQNKKAITSLVMRNNGSEDDADDVLQESVIVLWERVKSGRFEYSAKLSTFLFAVAKNIWSRKRMRKLREPATEFDHDSFESTDRSQLDDLIQTERSRVIADAMEKLGDPCKTLLIFYYWDELSQEDIAMQMGFANAATVKSKKYTCKKMLEKILNETGLLSEDRQ
- the recG gene encoding ATP-dependent DNA helicase RecG; this translates as MEHTNIPQAMNGQASTEIQYVKGVGPVRASVLKEIGIDSLQKLLYYFPYDYLDRSRITKIKDLPKLVESGNEVTVIGSVFRSEVKYTRNRKKIFFLTIKDETGYVSCVFYGGVEWFQKAFEPGEILAVSSVPELDKYNRVQFIHPEFDRLKTKDEEDETDWNSLLHTGAIIPKYSSSEVLRNAGLDNRGFRRILKNAITNNLNALTEHLPREILQRNTLLDISSSIKMIHFPKSYAELDHALRRLKFDELFYFQLLMAYRKRELKGELKGIQFSLKRNLTTTLKDSLPFELTSAQNRVIQEIHRDMQQLVPMNRLLQGDVGSGKTIVALFAMLTAIENGYQCALMAPTEILAEQHWRSIRNFLKDIPVNIRLLVGGQKKKLRDDVLEDIRRGTATIVIGTHALIQEHVQFANLGFVVIDEQHRFGVSQRALLREKGKQNPDVLVMTATPIPRTLSLTVYGDLDLSVIDELPKDRKQIRTAVRFEKDKSKIFQFVRNEVKQGRQAYVVYPLIEESEKIDLKAATKEFEYLRKKIFPEYTLGLLHGRLSSEEKDELMQRFKKNEIHILVATTVIEVGIDVPNATIMIIENAERFGLSQLHQLRGRVGRGAEQSYCILVTDEHYTKKTLQLASNRAEAHREVDGTKKRLETMVETNDGFKIAEVDLELRGAGEYFGTRQSGLPGFRLANIITDADILHVARKEAFALVERDPHLTRTENKNIRKEFEFVFKELLSFVRVG
- a CDS encoding D-alanine--D-alanine ligase — protein: MDVALVYNVKKEENEDAASVAQPSSQHQQTTHTQIQVTPSADAFAEWDTIETIHAVRNALSLCHSVSLIEADEDAFDTLRSSRPDIVFNIAEGRFGASREAQIPAILEMLNIPYTGSDPLTLGICLDKSRAKEILSYYNIANPKFAVISSLSELQSLNFPVPAMVKPLFEGSSKGIFDSSLVHSTKELVEQVTKVLEEYDEPALIEEFLPGREFTVAMLGNGNELKVLPIVEIKFDSLPSGVNPIYSYEAKWIWDQSSNPLEIFECPAKLDTHLKTDIEVLCRNTYNALRCRDWSRIDVRLDKNGSPNIIEINPLPGILPKIEDNSCFPKAARMAGLNYNEMLNAVLDAGIKRYNL